One window of the Entelurus aequoreus isolate RoL-2023_Sb linkage group LG18, RoL_Eaeq_v1.1, whole genome shotgun sequence genome contains the following:
- the jpt1a gene encoding jupiter microtubule associated homolog 1a, with translation MTTTTTFQGVEPNAKSSSRVLRPPGGASNISFGTDEEKPPARKNKMASSVFAEPEDPYANRRNNPPGGKPTGVLCGEPSAPLRRGANQGMNPSADMDGDTPVCDNGRDGAETEAERQDDAPPAEDPAAGLPSSGRRNPPGGKSSLILG, from the exons ATGACGACAACGACGACATTTCAAGGAGTGGAGCCCAATGCTAAAAGCAGCTCAAG GGTTCTGCGGCCTCCCGGCGGTGCTTCCAACATATCCTTCGGCACTGATGAGGAGAAACCTCCTGCCCGGAAAAATAAGATGGCCTCCAGTGTTTTCGCTGAGCCAGAAGACCCCTACGCTAACAGAAGGAACAACCCACCAG GTGGAAAGCCCACGGGTGTGCTGTGTGGTGAGCCGTCAGCCCCCCTTAGGAGAGGAGCTAACCAAGGCATGAACCCCTCTGCAGACATG GATGGAGACACGCCTGTATGCGACAATG GACGTGACGGCGCTGAGACTGAAGCAGAGCGCCAAGACGACGCTCCCCCAGCTGAGGACCCTGCTGCAGGTCTGCCCTCCTCTGGACGAAGGAATCCACCTGGTGGAAAGTCCAGCCTCATCCTGGGTTAA